In the genome of Chlamydomonas reinhardtii strain CC-503 cw92 mt+ chromosome 6, whole genome shotgun sequence, one region contains:
- a CDS encoding hydrolase yields MAKLLASAVALGTAVLSAAAWLDARRKTQKPTVECHPTEFNKRVLAACPSLNLPYQPIIFMTNPHVETIFAAKTRVAPAVRYQREILHTSDGGCVALDWQWEPDSDQALPADAPVLVLLPGLTGGSGDSYVSHAVLSARAAGMRAVVFNSRGTADSPVITPQFYSASFTGDTRAVVAHVARRYPASRALLAAGWSLGANILLRYLGEEGPATPLQAAVSMCNPFNLTISNQGLKSGFSRIYDLNLATSLRNIFMKHALLWTGMPPPFRPDDVAAGRCPTIRDFDDAITIHSFGWPSVDAYYAGSSSALSVPHLPVPTLCIQALDDPIAPKEATPFEALRAQPLATTVTTLTGGHLGWVEARTGATGAPWSNAVMFEWLSAVVEEVGGGKQQQQQKQQEAEELVRKTEEVAAVVARVGA; encoded by the exons ATGGCAAAGCTCCTTGCCTCGGCGGTGGCTCTGGGCACGGCCGTcctgagcgcggcggcctggctcgATGCGCGTCGCAAGACCCAGAAACCCACGGTGGAGTGCCACCCCACggag TTCAAcaagcgggtgctggcggcctgccccaGCCTCAACCTGCCCTACCAGCCCATCATATTCATGACCAAcccg CACGTGGAAACCATCTTCGCGGCCAAGACGCGCGTTGCCCCCGCCGTGCGCTACCAGCGGGAGATCCTGCAcaccagcgacggcggctgcgtggcgctgGACTGGCAGTGGGAGCCAGACAGcgaccag gcgctgcccgccgacgcgccggtgctggttctgctgcccggcctcacgggcggcagcggcgactcgTACGTGTCGCACGCGGTGCtgtcggcgcgcgccgccggcatgcgcgcggtggtgttcaacagccgcggcaccgcagACAGCCCAGTCATCACGCCGCAGTTCTACAGCGCCAGCTTCACGGGGGACACGCG tgcggtggtggcgcacgTGGCCCGGCGctaccccgcctcccgcgcgctgctggctgcgggctggagcctgggcgccaacatcctgctgcgctacctgggcgaggaggggcccgccacgccgctgcaggccgcagtGTCCATGTGCAACCCGTTCAACCTCACCATCAGCAACCAG GGCCTCAAGAGCGGCTTCTCGCGCATCTACGACCTCAACCTGGCCACCTCGCTGCGCAACATCTTTATGAagcacgcgctgctgtggaccggcatgccgccgcccttccgcCCCGATGacgtggcggccgggcgctgccCCACCATCCGCGACTTCGATGACGCCATCACCATCCACTCCTTCGGCTGGCCCTCCGTGGACGCCTACTACGCCGGCTCCAGCTCTGCGCTGTccgtgccgcacctgcccgtgCCCACGCTATGCATCCAG GCGCTGGACGACCCCATTGCGCCCAAGGAGGCCACGCCCTTCGAggccctgcgcgcgcagccgctggccaccaccgtcaccaccctcaccggcggccacctgggctgggtggaggcCCGCACCggggccaccggcgccccctgGTCCAACGCCGTCATGTTCGAGTGGCTGAGCGccgtggtggaggaggtgggcggcggcaagcagcagcagcagcagaagcagcaggaggcggaggagctggtgcggaagacggaggaggtggcggcggtggtggcgcgcgtgggcgcgtga